From the Lentimicrobiaceae bacterium genome, one window contains:
- a CDS encoding IPExxxVDY family protein — translation MYIYSGFIRRIMPQKANTITTVKDEYHIIGISYQLRDYRLSFSINKALHFQLKKIPDFEFRKSGSDIVRNFSMYFFNDNDFLNTYCLLANHSDNIYLIPTHKQIDYFFIISGQVKPERFQMCLKSLKTIPQVLTAIVIDTDKTAQLEQLIPDIDSHITACLDQNKSGFLKLKTPNIPK, via the coding sequence TTGTACATTTATTCCGGATTTATCCGCCGGATTATGCCGCAAAAAGCCAATACTATTACTACTGTAAAAGATGAGTATCACATCATTGGTATTTCATACCAATTACGGGATTACCGCTTGTCGTTCAGCATAAACAAAGCATTGCATTTCCAGTTAAAAAAAATTCCCGATTTTGAATTCAGAAAATCGGGCAGTGATATTGTAAGAAATTTTTCCATGTACTTTTTCAATGATAACGACTTTTTAAATACTTACTGCTTGCTGGCTAACCATTCCGATAATATTTACCTCATCCCAACACATAAACAAATTGATTATTTTTTCATTATTTCCGGGCAGGTTAAACCCGAACGTTTTCAAATGTGCTTAAAAAGCCTAAAAACCATACCACAGGTACTAACTGCCATAGTCATTGATACCGATAAAACAGCACAGCTTGAGCAACTTATACCTGATATTGACAGCCACATCACTGCCTGTCTCGATCAAAACAAATCCGGATTTTTAAAATTGAAAACACCAAACATCCCGAAATGA
- the rnc gene encoding ribonuclease III — MPFRKIKPVKAFFSGDKVLYEAIKNIFGYYPKNIFLYKLAFRHKSVAQELMNGVKISNERLEYLGDAILGAIVADYLFKIFPYKDEGFLTEMRSKIVSRASLNKLSQKLGVDELIQSNSESKSANRSMKGDAFEAFVGALYLDRGYNFTRKIILSNIIQRHFDIDELETLEINFKSKLIERLQKEKKSIEFVVTGEVGSGYNKQYVVEVHIDNKSYSQAQDYSIKGAEQLAAEKTWKHLYEIN; from the coding sequence TTGCCTTTCAGAAAGATTAAACCGGTAAAAGCCTTTTTCTCGGGAGATAAAGTACTTTATGAAGCCATAAAGAATATTTTTGGGTATTATCCCAAGAATATTTTTTTATATAAATTGGCATTCAGGCATAAATCAGTAGCACAGGAATTAATGAACGGGGTAAAAATAAGCAACGAACGTCTCGAATATTTAGGAGATGCCATTCTGGGTGCCATAGTTGCCGATTACCTTTTCAAAATATTTCCTTACAAAGATGAAGGCTTTTTAACTGAAATGCGTTCAAAAATTGTAAGCCGCGCTTCGCTTAATAAGTTGTCGCAAAAACTTGGAGTTGACGAACTTATTCAATCAAACTCTGAATCTAAATCTGCCAACCGTTCAATGAAGGGCGATGCCTTTGAAGCATTCGTGGGAGCATTGTACCTTGATAGGGGTTATAATTTTACCCGGAAAATCATCCTGTCCAATATCATTCAACGGCATTTCGACATAGATGAGCTCGAAACACTCGAAATCAACTTTAAAAGTAAGCTCATAGAACGGTTACAGAAAGAAAAAAAATCTATTGAATTTGTAGTTACCGGCGAGGTTGGTAGCGGATACAACAAGCAATATGTTGTGGAAGTGCACATTGATAATAAATCATATTCGCAGGCACAGGATTATTCCATTAAAGGCGCCGAACAGCTTGCCGCCGAAAAAACATGGAAACACCTCTATGAGATAAATTAA
- the fabF gene encoding beta-ketoacyl-ACP synthase II — translation MELKRVVVTGLGALTPLGNTFPEFWDNLINGVSGADAITRFDASKFKTQFACEVKNFDPLQHFDRKEARKYDLYAQFGLVSAEEAVHDSGFDLEKLNLDTIGVIWASGIGGLSTFFEEVISYGKGDGTPRFNPFFIPKMIADITAGHISIRYGLRGPNFATVSACASSANALADAFLYIRTGKANAFIAGGSEAAVSPAGVGGFNAMHALSTRNDDPKTASRPFDIGRDGFVMGEGSGALIFEELEHAKARGAKIYAEVIGSGLSADAHHMTEPHPDGIGAYNSMKNALQDAGITPEEIDHINTHGTSTPKGDIVEPKAIINLFGEHASSISVNSTKSMTGHLLGATGAIEAIATILAIKNSIVPPTINHFTDDPEIPVLDFTFGKAKHRTVNIALSNTFGFGGHNASLIFKKFSE, via the coding sequence ATGGAATTAAAACGTGTAGTCGTTACCGGTCTTGGTGCACTAACTCCATTAGGCAATACCTTTCCTGAATTTTGGGACAACCTTATTAATGGAGTTAGTGGTGCCGATGCCATTACCCGTTTTGATGCTTCGAAATTTAAGACACAGTTTGCCTGTGAAGTAAAAAATTTCGATCCATTACAACATTTCGACAGAAAAGAAGCCAGAAAATACGATTTGTATGCCCAATTTGGATTAGTATCAGCCGAAGAAGCCGTTCACGACTCAGGCTTCGATTTAGAAAAGCTAAACTTAGACACTATTGGGGTTATCTGGGCTTCGGGTATTGGTGGATTATCTACTTTCTTTGAAGAAGTAATCAGCTATGGAAAAGGAGATGGTACCCCCCGTTTTAATCCCTTTTTTATTCCGAAAATGATAGCCGACATTACTGCCGGTCATATTTCGATACGTTACGGACTCAGAGGACCTAACTTTGCTACTGTTTCCGCTTGTGCTTCTTCGGCAAATGCCCTTGCTGATGCATTTTTATACATTCGCACGGGAAAAGCCAATGCTTTTATCGCAGGAGGCTCGGAAGCGGCTGTCAGTCCTGCCGGTGTAGGCGGATTTAATGCCATGCACGCACTGTCAACACGAAATGACGATCCCAAAACTGCTTCACGCCCATTTGATATTGGTCGTGACGGGTTTGTAATGGGTGAAGGTAGCGGCGCTCTTATTTTTGAAGAACTGGAGCACGCCAAAGCCCGCGGTGCGAAAATATATGCCGAAGTTATAGGCTCTGGACTTTCTGCCGACGCTCATCATATGACAGAACCCCACCCCGACGGTATTGGTGCATACAATAGTATGAAGAATGCTCTGCAGGATGCCGGTATTACCCCAGAAGAAATTGACCATATTAATACCCACGGAACTTCAACACCCAAAGGCGACATTGTTGAACCTAAGGCTATCATTAACCTGTTCGGCGAACATGCTTCTTCCATCAGCGTAAATTCTACCAAATCAATGACCGGGCATCTGCTGGGTGCAACAGGAGCCATAGAAGCTATTGCTACCATATTGGCAATCAAAAATAGTATTGTACCTCCTACCATTAACCATTTTACCGACGACCCCGAAATTCCTGTACTGGATTTCACCTTCGGCAAGGCTAAACATCGCACGGTAAATATTGCATTAAGTAACACTTTTGGGTTCGGAGGACATAATGCATCACTTATTTTCAAAAAATTCAGTGAATAA
- a CDS encoding acyl carrier protein: MSDIATKVKAIIVDKLGVDEKEVTPEASFTNDLGADSLDTVELIMEFEKEFNIAIPDDQAEKIGTVGDAIAYIENNTK; the protein is encoded by the coding sequence ATGTCTGACATTGCAACTAAAGTAAAGGCTATCATCGTTGATAAGCTGGGTGTTGATGAAAAAGAAGTTACACCCGAAGCAAGTTTCACCAACGATTTAGGCGCTGATTCCCTCGATACGGTTGAATTGATTATGGAATTCGAAAAAGAATTTAACATAGCTATTCCCGACGATCAGGCAGAAAAGATTGGAACAGTGGGTGATGCTATCGCTTACATCGAAAACAACACCAAATAA
- a CDS encoding class I mannose-6-phosphate isomerase codes for MLSLYPFKFIPIFKDKIWGGSRVHDTLGLDYAPLLNCGEAWMVSGIQDNSSVIANGYFSENELNEIVETFMGDLVGEKVYEKFGNEFPVLIKFIDTQDYLSIQVHPDDELAARRHHAFGKAEMWYIIDTVPGAELICGFSQKISPEMYKQHLINKSLPEILNFEKVKTGDVFFIPAGRVHALGPGILLTEIQQTSDVTYRIYDWDRTDDKGKPRTLHTDLALDAIDFNVYDTYKIPYVEKNNQTVPLINSPHFTTGILHLKNVIAKDYSEIDSFVIYICTEGALQLVWDGGNETMKKGEVILIPAIVKNVTLIPSIESKILEVYIE; via the coding sequence ATGCTATCGTTATATCCATTCAAATTTATACCTATTTTTAAAGACAAAATATGGGGAGGTTCCCGTGTGCATGATACGCTGGGGCTCGATTATGCCCCATTGCTCAATTGCGGCGAAGCATGGATGGTTTCCGGAATTCAGGATAATTCTTCAGTAATAGCCAATGGATATTTTTCAGAAAACGAACTGAACGAAATAGTGGAAACTTTCATGGGCGATCTGGTAGGAGAAAAAGTGTATGAAAAGTTTGGAAATGAGTTTCCTGTGTTGATAAAATTTATTGATACCCAGGATTATCTTTCCATACAGGTACACCCTGACGACGAACTGGCTGCCCGGAGGCATCATGCTTTTGGTAAAGCCGAAATGTGGTATATCATAGATACAGTTCCCGGGGCAGAACTGATTTGCGGCTTTTCACAAAAGATATCACCAGAAATGTATAAACAACACCTTATTAATAAATCGCTCCCCGAAATTCTGAATTTTGAAAAAGTAAAAACCGGTGATGTTTTTTTTATCCCCGCCGGCAGGGTGCATGCCCTGGGTCCCGGAATCCTATTGACTGAAATACAGCAAACATCAGATGTTACCTATCGAATTTATGACTGGGACAGAACTGATGACAAAGGGAAACCCCGTACACTACATACCGACCTTGCTCTTGATGCCATTGACTTTAATGTGTACGACACTTACAAAATTCCGTATGTCGAAAAAAACAACCAAACCGTACCATTAATTAACAGTCCGCATTTTACTACAGGGATACTCCATCTGAAGAATGTAATTGCAAAGGATTACTCTGAAATAGATTCGTTTGTAATTTATATTTGCACTGAAGGCGCTTTACAACTTGTGTGGGATGGAGGTAATGAAACAATGAAAAAGGGGGAAGTGATTTTAATTCCTGCTATCGTAAAAAATGTAACTTTAATTCCATCTATCGAAAGTAAAATCCTGGAAGTTTATATTGAATAA
- the deoC gene encoding deoxyribose-phosphate aldolase, with protein MLYSLNIEEIDETIIRKRVNKIIGNLSFPEKKTYATLLNCIDLTTLEGADTREKVMALCYKATTFREKGEEIPNVAAVCVYPTFVSTVKKLLKSTGIKTASVAGAFPSGQSPLHVKLAEIQYAVDEGADEIDMVISRGKFLEGEYNLVFDEIAAIRETCKSVHLKVILETGELSTLTNISRASRIALYAGADFIKTSTGKIPVSATEPAVLVMLDAIKDYFEKTGKKAGIKPSGGISEPWQALNYYALVHATLGESWLSNTLFRLGASRLADNILKELIK; from the coding sequence ATGTTATATTCTTTAAATATTGAAGAAATAGACGAAACTATTATTCGGAAAAGGGTAAATAAGATTATCGGAAATTTATCTTTTCCTGAGAAAAAAACATATGCAACTCTGCTAAACTGCATTGATCTTACTACCCTTGAAGGAGCAGATACACGGGAAAAAGTGATGGCATTGTGTTATAAGGCAACGACTTTCCGAGAAAAAGGTGAAGAAATTCCCAATGTAGCTGCTGTTTGTGTGTATCCTACTTTCGTTTCCACGGTAAAAAAGTTATTAAAATCTACCGGAATAAAAACGGCGTCAGTTGCCGGTGCTTTCCCGTCAGGGCAATCGCCATTACATGTTAAATTGGCTGAAATACAATATGCTGTTGACGAAGGGGCTGATGAAATTGATATGGTTATTTCGAGGGGAAAATTTCTTGAGGGAGAGTACAATCTTGTGTTTGATGAAATTGCAGCAATCCGCGAAACATGTAAAAGCGTTCACCTGAAGGTAATACTCGAAACAGGAGAACTAAGTACTCTTACCAATATCAGCCGGGCAAGCAGGATAGCTTTATATGCCGGAGCTGATTTTATAAAAACATCCACAGGAAAAATTCCGGTTTCTGCTACTGAACCCGCCGTACTGGTGATGTTGGATGCCATAAAGGATTATTTTGAAAAAACCGGTAAAAAAGCAGGCATAAAACCTTCGGGCGGGATTTCCGAACCCTGGCAGGCATTAAATTATTATGCATTGGTTCATGCTACACTCGGAGAATCATGGCTCAGCAACACTCTGTTTAGGCTAGGAGCCAGCCGACTTGCCGATAATATTTTAAAAGAATTAATTAAGTAA
- a CDS encoding redoxin domain-containing protein, translating to MKKWVVSLFIILYCTTNTIFAQTPLDTAVNFSVKDVNGNIHRLYDYLDEGKIVLLDFFTTACGSCQIYAPEVSQTYLNFGCNTGNVIVLGINYGTDNHGVLVFDSLFNAIYPSVSGIQGRGNQINSNYTILSYPTVILITPDKLIAQKYIWPPSAGVLDSLLSAYGGVLSPSPCTIGLKEEKLPVTLAVYPNPFSDALYLALETQFAEKLVLYVSDATGRRVYEQPCEQSTQGYVYRVFSMGNCKPGFYIIGVEIPGKLTIQKKVCKIAQ from the coding sequence ATGAAAAAATGGGTTGTTTCCTTATTTATTATATTGTATTGTACTACAAATACCATTTTTGCACAAACCCCGCTCGACACAGCAGTAAATTTTTCAGTAAAGGATGTTAATGGTAACATTCATCGGCTTTACGACTATCTGGATGAGGGTAAAATAGTTTTGCTAGATTTTTTTACGACGGCTTGCGGTTCCTGCCAGATTTATGCGCCGGAAGTAAGTCAAACTTATTTGAATTTCGGTTGCAATACCGGGAATGTTATAGTGCTGGGAATAAATTACGGGACTGATAACCACGGCGTACTTGTCTTCGATAGTCTTTTCAATGCAATTTATCCTTCGGTTAGCGGAATTCAGGGAAGAGGGAATCAAATCAACAGTAATTACACTATACTTTCCTATCCCACCGTCATCCTGATTACTCCCGACAAACTGATAGCTCAAAAATATATATGGCCCCCTTCAGCCGGGGTACTCGATAGTTTATTATCAGCTTACGGCGGAGTATTATCTCCCTCTCCCTGTACAATTGGTTTGAAGGAGGAGAAATTACCTGTTACGCTTGCTGTTTATCCCAACCCGTTTTCCGATGCGCTGTACCTTGCACTCGAGACCCAATTTGCCGAAAAGTTGGTACTGTATGTCTCTGATGCAACCGGTCGCAGGGTATATGAACAGCCGTGCGAACAATCCACACAAGGTTATGTTTACCGGGTATTCTCTATGGGTAATTGTAAACCTGGCTTTTATATTATTGGTGTTGAAATTCCCGGAAAATTGACTATTCAGAAAAAAGTTTGTAAAATTGCACAGTAA
- a CDS encoding DUF4296 domain-containing protein, which produces MQTKNSYIIVILLLFIISCNNKSASNSSVAIIPSSKMVEILTDVHLVEAALKQKQERGANMNFYTPFYYKNIFIKHGINQQQFRKSLQYYLQKPDKFEKIYYEVITSLTEIQNKEQAK; this is translated from the coding sequence ATGCAAACAAAAAATAGCTATATTATTGTCATATTATTACTATTTATTATATCCTGTAATAATAAATCTGCCAGTAATTCTTCTGTGGCTATTATTCCTTCTTCAAAAATGGTAGAAATTCTTACTGACGTACATCTTGTGGAGGCTGCCTTAAAACAAAAACAAGAAAGAGGAGCAAATATGAACTTTTATACTCCTTTTTATTACAAAAATATCTTTATTAAACATGGTATTAACCAGCAGCAATTCAGAAAAAGCTTACAATATTATTTACAAAAGCCTGATAAATTTGAAAAAATATATTACGAAGTAATTACCTCGCTTACCGAAATACAAAATAAAGAACAAGCAAAATAA
- a CDS encoding OmpH family outer membrane protein translates to MTEENFPPEEETPSAPVLQIPEIKTGKKCNPLRILFLLNALLFTGLLVLYVLFFTSPKTATIYPVSLQAKQVSGSVSVACVNSDSILEHYTLVKELRQQLENAHNRKQLDIKTLKKNFDKKVADFQQKVASNILTSELAKINEKQLMDEQQKILELQDKYAGELSQKEIDLNIQLFDSVTNFLKRYNKTYQFDYILNIKKGGDVFLSNDTLDITKDVIEQLNKEYNANKK, encoded by the coding sequence ATGACCGAAGAAAATTTTCCACCCGAAGAAGAAACCCCCTCTGCACCTGTCCTGCAAATACCGGAAATAAAAACAGGCAAAAAATGTAACCCATTGCGAATATTATTTTTGCTTAATGCTTTGTTATTTACAGGATTGTTGGTTTTGTATGTGCTCTTTTTTACTTCCCCAAAAACAGCCACAATTTATCCGGTTTCGCTGCAAGCTAAACAAGTTTCTGGCTCGGTATCAGTGGCTTGTGTTAATTCCGATTCCATACTTGAACACTACACACTGGTAAAAGAACTCCGGCAACAATTGGAAAATGCACATAATCGTAAACAATTAGACATTAAAACCCTGAAAAAAAACTTTGATAAAAAGGTAGCGGATTTTCAGCAAAAAGTTGCATCCAACATACTCACTTCTGAATTAGCCAAAATCAATGAAAAACAACTGATGGATGAACAACAGAAAATTTTGGAACTTCAGGATAAATATGCCGGCGAACTTTCACAAAAAGAGATTGACTTGAATATCCAGTTATTTGATAGTGTAACTAATTTTTTGAAACGCTATAATAAAACATATCAATTCGATTACATTCTGAATATTAAAAAAGGAGGAGATGTTTTTCTTTCAAACGATACTCTTGATATAACCAAGGATGTGATAGAACAATTGAATAAGGAATATAATGCAAACAAAAAATAG
- the recQ gene encoding DNA helicase RecQ, with translation MAGIKEKDSLHGFLKRFFGYDTFKGNQEVIIKSVLENKDTFIIMPTGGGKSLCYQLPALILEGTAIIISPLIALMKNQVDALRNFGAEKGIAHFLNSSLSKQEIIDVKKDLTSGKTKLLYVAPESLTKDENVLFLKDINISFYAIDEAHCISEWGHDFRPEYRRLRPIIENIGQKVPVMALTATATPKVQQDIQKNLNMLNAVIFKSSFNRPNLYYEVRSKGSDVVKEIIKYIKANPGKSGIIYCLSRKKVEEIAETLQVNGIRALPYHAGLDSQTRVINQDKFLMEEVEVIVATIAFGMGIDKPDVRFVIHHDIPKSLEGYYQETGRSGRDDGEGNCIAFYSYDDILKLEKFMKDKPVAEQEIAKALLLETVAYTESSVCRRKQLLHYFGEIYLEENCHNCDNCLHPKAKFEGRDYVMLLLETVLEVKQLFKAKHIVNILIGKNSATIKTMKHNKLSVFGKGMEKDERFWDSVIRQALIERLLVKDIDNYGLLKVSPEGMKFYKKPHSFMLTSEYEYEQPEDDEFFAGGHTTSTADKTLFSLLKDLRKEISRKEKLPPFVIFQDPSLEDMAIQYPITLDELKQITGVGAGKALKYGKPFIELIAQYVEENEIIRPMDMVVKSVVNKSGLKVYIIQNIDRKIDLDDIAFAKNLTMDELLTEIERIVASGTKLDLNFYIEKNVDLYHQEEIFEYFHDAESDSVDVALTELGEDEYNKEEIRLMRIRFMSEVGN, from the coding sequence ATGGCTGGTATTAAAGAAAAAGACTCGCTTCATGGTTTTTTAAAAAGATTTTTTGGTTACGACACCTTCAAAGGAAACCAGGAAGTGATAATTAAGAGTGTGCTCGAAAACAAGGATACCTTTATAATAATGCCGACCGGTGGAGGAAAATCGCTTTGCTACCAGTTGCCTGCATTAATACTTGAAGGTACTGCAATCATCATCTCACCGCTCATTGCACTGATGAAAAATCAGGTGGATGCACTTCGCAATTTCGGAGCAGAAAAGGGAATAGCCCATTTTTTAAACTCCTCATTATCCAAACAGGAGATTATTGATGTCAAAAAAGATCTTACGTCTGGCAAAACCAAGTTGCTGTATGTAGCGCCCGAATCGCTTACAAAAGATGAGAATGTGCTGTTTTTGAAGGATATTAATATTTCCTTCTATGCCATTGACGAAGCCCATTGCATTTCGGAATGGGGGCACGATTTTCGCCCTGAATATCGCAGACTTCGCCCAATCATAGAAAACATCGGGCAAAAAGTTCCCGTGATGGCACTTACAGCCACAGCCACCCCAAAAGTACAACAGGATATTCAGAAAAACCTGAATATGCTTAATGCTGTCATCTTTAAATCCTCCTTCAACCGGCCCAACTTGTACTACGAAGTAAGGTCCAAAGGTAGCGATGTGGTAAAGGAAATAATCAAATACATAAAGGCAAATCCCGGAAAATCAGGAATTATTTACTGCCTTAGCCGGAAAAAAGTGGAAGAAATTGCCGAAACCTTGCAGGTAAACGGAATCAGGGCTTTACCCTATCATGCCGGGCTCGATTCTCAAACAAGGGTAATTAACCAAGACAAATTCCTGATGGAAGAAGTAGAAGTTATTGTTGCTACCATCGCCTTTGGAATGGGAATAGACAAACCCGATGTGCGTTTTGTTATACATCACGACATCCCCAAAAGCCTCGAAGGATATTACCAGGAAACCGGACGCTCAGGCAGAGATGACGGTGAAGGAAATTGCATTGCATTTTACAGCTACGACGACATCCTGAAACTGGAAAAATTCATGAAAGACAAGCCGGTAGCTGAACAGGAAATTGCAAAAGCCCTTTTGCTTGAAACCGTTGCCTATACTGAATCCTCCGTGTGCCGCCGCAAACAACTCCTGCATTATTTTGGGGAAATCTATTTGGAAGAAAATTGCCACAACTGCGATAACTGCCTGCATCCCAAGGCAAAATTTGAAGGGCGCGACTACGTGATGCTACTTTTGGAAACCGTGCTCGAAGTAAAGCAACTTTTTAAAGCCAAACATATTGTCAATATTCTTATCGGAAAAAATTCCGCTACCATTAAAACCATGAAACATAATAAATTATCTGTTTTTGGAAAAGGTATGGAAAAAGACGAAAGATTTTGGGACAGTGTGATAAGACAAGCTCTTATTGAGAGATTACTGGTAAAAGACATTGATAATTACGGACTACTCAAAGTAAGCCCCGAAGGAATGAAGTTTTACAAAAAGCCCCATTCCTTTATGCTTACCAGCGAGTACGAATACGAACAACCCGAGGATGACGAATTTTTTGCCGGAGGTCATACAACGAGCACTGCCGACAAAACCCTGTTTTCCCTGCTTAAAGATTTGCGAAAAGAAATTTCTCGCAAAGAAAAGTTGCCGCCCTTCGTAATTTTTCAGGATCCTTCGCTCGAAGATATGGCGATACAATATCCCATTACCTTAGACGAACTAAAACAAATTACTGGTGTTGGAGCCGGTAAAGCTTTAAAATACGGTAAGCCCTTCATCGAATTGATTGCCCAGTATGTAGAAGAAAATGAGATTATTCGCCCCATGGACATGGTAGTGAAATCGGTAGTCAACAAGTCGGGACTTAAGGTATATATCATCCAAAATATTGATCGAAAAATTGATCTCGACGATATCGCTTTTGCCAAAAACCTCACTATGGATGAGTTGCTTACTGAAATTGAACGCATCGTAGCTTCCGGAACCAAACTTGACCTGAATTTTTATATCGAAAAAAACGTGGATCTTTATCATCAGGAAGAAATTTTCGAGTATTTTCACGACGCAGAATCCGATTCTGTGGATGTTGCATTAACCGAACTTGGTGAAGACGAATATAATAAAGAAGAAATTCGTTTGATGCGGATAAGATTTATGTCTGAAGTAGGAAACTAA
- a CDS encoding carboxymuconolactone decarboxylase family protein, producing MYICVSILNQMPMDALEDYNAYRQKMNKKLLGTNDKVIKKIFNTDANAYKEGALFVKTKEILGLVTSMVLRCGDCIKYHLIKCFENRFAREELFAVFGIVNLVEGIIVIHHTRRTLEL from the coding sequence ATGTACATTTGCGTTTCTATTTTAAACCAAATGCCCATGGATGCGTTAGAGGATTACAATGCCTACCGCCAAAAAATGAATAAAAAGTTATTGGGAACTAACGATAAAGTGATTAAAAAAATTTTTAACACCGATGCAAATGCATATAAAGAAGGAGCTTTATTCGTAAAAACCAAGGAAATATTAGGGCTTGTTACTTCCATGGTGCTTCGTTGCGGCGATTGTATAAAATACCACTTGATAAAATGCTTCGAGAATAGATTTGCCCGGGAAGAACTCTTTGCAGTTTTTGGAATTGTAAATCTTGTGGAAGGCATCATAGTAATTCATCATACACGAAGAACCCTGGAGCTTTGA